Within the Natranaeroarchaeum sulfidigenes genome, the region AAACATCATGCTGCGCTATTCGCTAACAAATGCGCGTGCTACGGCCATCGATACTACATTTACTACTTCGTGTGTGAATTATAATAGAAAGAAGATACCAAACGACATTCGTGACCATCTCGGGTATTCCGAGTCGGATTCGTTTAGCTCCGTAGACACCGACCTTCTCACCGAACTTCTTCTTCACTCAACCAAGCTGGAGCAGATATCTCGGGCAGAATTAGAGCAAGCTCTCTTGTACAAATCAGCGTGGCCAAACCTCCAACCGCTTCTATTGCGAATCTCGCGGGAGAATATGCGCAACGCCGAGGATGCAGGCCGACGATCGACGGAGTCGTCGATTAAGCTGCGGCAGGAGGAGCTACAGGAAGAGCATATCCTTCCTCAAACACCAAAACTCTCGGATAGTGATAATGAAAAAGCGTGGCTAGAATACTTCTTGAGCCATCCGAGGGAAGATGCTGGTAATAGTAATGGCTCGATAGAGGACCGCGATTTAGGGGACGAGGCTATCGAATCAGAAGGTATCCTGCCGAATTGGTTATCGGGTGATGATATTGATCAGTGCAACTTGGACGACGAAGGGGATCTCATTTTTAGTAGAATTACTGAGCGATTCATCGAGGATGCAGGTAATAGAATGTTAATCAATGGTACAGTCAACAACAGAATAAAGAACAGTCCATTTTCACTTAAGCTAGCATTCTACTATCTTTCTTCTTATAAGGACTTAGATGATATGGGGGAGTTCCTTGCCAACCTCGATAATATTGAAGCAACTGAAGAGGAATTCGTGAGGCTAATTGTGGAATTTTCGGAATTGGGAGAATTGTCCGATGGCGAATTGGAATTCTTGCTATATCAAGTATCAGATATATTTGGAAAAAGTAAGGGATGGGTGAAAGACAATACAGAAGAGGACCCAATAATGGATTGGGACCTGATTGAACCAGAAGGGTTAGAGGATAGATTTGATACAGCTGCTGATTTCCTTCAACACTTTGATATTGATGAGGATGAGCACGAGTCATTCTATGAAGTTAACTGGGAAAATATGGAACCCATCATTGATGACCAGAGGTTAATCTTTCAAAAGATGATAGAAAATGAGGGAGATAACGAAAACAAAGCTGGGAGAACTGACGATAACCAGCCACTTAAAGTTGCTTACGGAGACTTTCGGACAAATCTTGTTGAATCAATACTGCTCAAAATAAAGCGAGAAGGAGATCTTTCAGACGTAGCAAATGAGTATCCTACTGTTCATGTGTTCAATCAAAAGTGGAACTGGAAGAGATTAGCAGAGAGAAAAGCCCATCTTGTTGAAGAGACACTCGACTCACTAAATTTCCGCACAAGAGATATTCCGAGAGAGGATATCGATAGGGATGATGCATTTGAACAAATATATGAATCGCTGAACCGATAGGGGATATAATAAATAGTATATGGTTTTATTTATCGAAGTAACTTAGATTCATTGTATTGCTCCATCACTGCTTCAGAATCAAGAAACCAGGCTTAGCAGTCGTCTGAGGATACGTTATTTTCTAAATGGGTGTAATGGTTGCATTTTCGTCAATATCTGCCATTTTCGAAGATATCTTATCTTGGTTCGTATCAGATTTGACAGTTGCCGACATCTTACGTGTTTCTCGTTAACATAAAGATAGTATCGTTTAGCTTAATCTGCAGGATTAATTGACTAACTCGAAACGTCCAAGTCACCTGAATTCAGCTCAGTCATTGTTGTTCCGCGTCTTCTCACTGCCGTCCATTGATATATTGACGTGACCTATGTCAATAAAATAGATTTATATTCTGTATCCAGTATTGACCGCGATCAAATTGGTATGTTTCAACTGAGAGATCACCCATCAATTTTTAACTCAGGCTTCGTCTTGTTCGACCGATGCTCTCGGATAAACTGAGAGAGATTCCGGTAGATACACAGGGAGTGTACTGCCTGTTTGATCTTGATGGGAACGCAGCTTATGCAGGGAAAAGCAGCGACCTTCGAAGTCGACTTCGCCAGCACTTCATCCGTCAAGACTCAAGCGTAGCCAGCTATGGTCGCTTGGATATCTGGGATATTAGCCACTTCCATTGGTGGGAAGCGGAGTCATACGACCGTGCGGAAGACTTCCTCCTCGACTACTATTCACCGTACCTGAATTTCAAGAGTGATCTTGAAACGCCAAATGGATCGTCGCCTATCGGGTTCGAAAACCCGGATGGCGTTGTACATCTCATTGATGAAGAAGAGCGTGAATTTCGATCCCAGCCCTATAACCGAACTAAACAAAAGATAGATCATATCTCACGGATGGTCGACAAGATCAAGCTGGCTGGCCACAGCGACAATACGAAGCGTACTCTCTACGAGCACCAACGGATTTTGCGAAATAATATCGACGAATTCCTCGGTGTGAAGCAACCAGAGGACCAGTCTGATCTTCAAGATTATACCGAATGATGTGCCCTCTTATTCCGTAGAAAGCGAATTTCACATTTATGCGTAAGGACCACCCTTGGGGCGGTGTTCAGATAAGGATTGAAAGGTGAGGCGATGCGTTTTCAAAGTGTTCTATGCCCGAAAACGCCCGCCTCACCGGTAGTATTGAATAGATTGACTTAGAGTTTGTTGAACGCGAAGCGACACCGGAGCTGCTGATGAAGCTTGGTATTCAGCTCCATCTTGCTGGACTATCACTTTCGAATACCGTTTCTATTCTCGAAGTATTTGGTGTCAAACGGGCTCGATCGACCGTGCACAGCTGGGTTCACAAGGCAGATCTACAGCCCGAAGCTGGTCAAAGCCCGGATCACGTTGCGGTTGATGAAACCGTGATCCGACTCAATGGACAGCAGTACTGGCTGTATGCTGCTGTTGATCCGGAAACAAAAGAATTACTCCATACAGAGCTTGAATCAACCACTACAACCGTTCTCGCTCAATCGTTTCTTGCCACAGTACGGGAGAAACACGATGTCGAAGACGCGGTGTTTCTCGTCGATGGCGCAAGCTCGCTCCAAATAGCCTGCTCACCACACGGCCTCGATTTCAGATACGAAAAACGAGGAAATCGGAATAGTGTCGAACGTGTTTTTCGAGAGGTAAAACGACGAACTTCTTCGTTTAGTAATAGCTTTAGTCACACCGAACCAGAAACTGCTGACAACTGGCTCAGATCGTTCGCCTTCGCATGGAATCAGCTTATCTGAACACGACCACCCTTGGAGGGTGCACTATGAAGACTCACGTTACTTTCGTACTCGATTCGTCGGGGTCAATGTCGGCAATAGAGGAGGATACGATCGGGGGGTTCAATTCGTTCCTTGAAGAGCAGCGGGATGAGCAGGGAACGACAACGGTTACGCTGTATGATTTCAATACGAACGTTGAGTGTGTTTATCAGGCGCGTCTGGTCGAAGAAGCACCGAAACTTGACAGCGGAAATTATACACCAAGTGGTCGGACGGCGTTGCACGATGCGATCTCGACTGTTTTAACTGAGATGAGTGATCGGATTTCGTCATTGTATCCGGATGCTCGTCCCGACAACGTGATTGTTGTTGTATTGACTGATGGAAAAGAGAACGCGTCCGAAACACCGCAATCGATGGTCCGAAGGCAGGTTGAATCTCGGCGAGAGGAGTTGGACTGGGAATTTCTCTTCATCGGTGCAAACCAAGATGCCGCCCTTACGGCGAGCAGCATGGGCATAGACACCGACCGTTCGCTGGACATGGCACACAGTAGTGAAGGAACGAGGGCAGCTTATGAGTCTACCTCAGAACGAATTCGACAGGCACGTGAAGAGGGTACGACAGGAGGGTTTGAACAGACAGACCGTCAGAAGCAAGACCAGGCGAGAGATTACGAGCAGTAGTATAACACCGACTGATTTAGGCAATCAACCAGACTAGGTCCTCAATCAATATCAGATCAAAATGAACCGCCAATTAACTTCTAATTCCGTGGAAGTTTGAGGGCATTCGGATCTGTTGATATCCTTAATAAATAATGAATTTGTCGACCATGCTGAATATCGAGCGCATCTATTGCGTCTTTCTCTATCGAAAGGTACTCCGAGTCAAGTTTTGCACGTTCAGGATTGACAAAAATACTAAGTATTCGGAAAAAATACTAGCTTCTAAAGATGGGCCAGGATTTACATTATTCCGTTGGATCCTCACCAACTGATCCCACCGATATAGAGAGCATCTCCGACCTGCGTGACTGGATGGGGAGATGTATCGAACGGTACGAAAATCAAGTTGCCGAGTTTGAGTCACCAGTCCCTCATGGACGTGTCTACATTGCCAGAACGATCCGCTATCGCTCTGGCGAAGGCCTTGTCCAGACCGGGAGTGCGCCGAGTTTCTTCGGTGGTCTGTGGAGCCTTGCAACCTGTAAGAAAGGAATGCGCGGTGAGCCAGAGGGCGACAACTCACCCAACCCGGACCACCCCTTTCAGAGGCTGTTCCACGATTCGGATGAGAACGGAGTCCGCCGGCCAAAGTGTCCCGTGTACATCCTGCCGTCTTCCTCTAGGAGCAAGTCTGGGAATGACAAGCGGCCTGGGGTCGGATCTCATCGTAATTGGCTGACCAGTGTAGCAATGGTCACGCACGGCTTCGATAGTATGGAGGATTACGGCGCGTACCTCCGAAGGGCGCACGACGGAGAAGCGGTGGCGAACCGCCTGACCCACGTATCAGACCGACCGAAAATCGCAGAGAATCGTGGTGACTGTCACGTTGATGACGATGGCAACGTCCGATATCCGCCAAATAAGCACCAGCATGGAGACGGCAGTGGTGAACCCAAATGTGGGTGTGGCAACACCTCTGGAGGCCTGAACCCGTATGACCACGTCGACAACAGTGAATTCCACGTGAAATGCGTCTCCGAGTCTGACTATTGGCTTGGCTGGACGGAACCAACCTTCGCCATCAAGCCCGAGGATGAGTTTAATGTCGGTAGCCCGGTATCGAAGGGGCTCGACGATATCTTGAGCCGCTTTGAGGCGGTTCCTGGGGGGCAGTGATGTCGTTGGTGTTGGTCGGAATCGCCGCCGACTCACAGAACGCGTCCAACTGTCCTCCCATCTTCGACGATGGTCAATTCGAGTATATTCCGATTCCCGAGCAGTACGAAACCACGGAAACTGCGACGTACGCGAGCGAAGGCCACGATAAGTACCTCTCGTACGTGGTTTACGATGGCGAGGAGACGGCGGCATTCGATAACGTCCCAATCCACTACGACCCCAACTTCGAAGCCCTCACCTTCGGCGACCCCGGGAAGTCCCGAAGCAAATTGCTTACGCTTGCACCCGACGATATCATCGGGTTCTACTCCGGACTCACCCCTCCCGGACAGAGGAGACCGAAGCACCGCTACCTGATTGGCTATTTCGTCGTTGATCGGGTCGTGGATTTCAACTCGCTCAACGAGGAACAGATCTCAACCGAAGTCGAGCGAAACCGGCAGAATGCTCACATCAAACGCTACTTGAGGTGCAGGGATCGGAGGCACCTCGAAGATCTCGTGATCGTCCAGGGAAAGAGACCAGGCGGGCTGTTGGATGAGGCGGTGAAGCTGAGTGGTGGCCGGCCCGACGCTTCGAACTACTACTTCACGAAGGAATGGCTTGACGCGTGGGAACCCTCCACTGAGTATCTAGGAGGCATCAAGCCCGTGATAGCCGCTGATATCGGCAAAGCGGAGTTCATCGACTCACTGGAACGCGTGGCGGGGATATACATGTGAAAACAACATAGCGAAGATTACTGCCAGCACGCTCGTCTTATCTGAAGATTACGACGACTATCTCTATATTTGGTCGGACGGGCTGTGGTGAACTCATCCTCTATATTTAGTATGCCGATTCTCTCATCCGCCGAGTATTTCAACAGAGCTGAATATCTTGTGGCGGGATAGAAGGTTACCTGTACATTCCGCCTCGGGGTCGCCGGCTACGATTCTGATACACCTTGACAGCAGATGCAATCAGGAGAATCACGAGTCCAGTGAAAAGGATGAGTGCGCCTGTGAGGTTGGCTCCGAGTAGCCCGGATATCCCGATAGCAACTAAGTAGTACCCAAAGACACCTGGGAGTCCCGCAATGGCGTACGCGAAGAGGGTGGCACCAATCGTGGTGAGGATAGGTATGAAACTAAGTACGATAACGCCAGAATATAGATAAGTTGTCACTTCCTCGTTTACTGGTGCATCGTGTATGGCGTCAACAAGCGAGAGGAGGAAGAGCTGGAGGAATGGGATGATAACCGACGCCATCAACGTATTCACGACGGCCCGCTCGAAGAGTCCCGCCGTCGCGTCTGCTGGACCTCTGGACATCTTCAACAAAGCTGGTTATTTAATCTATGACATCGACTGATACGATGCTTCGACCTCCTTTGGAAGAACGATATCAATGACCCAATCAGAGCCTTGTTCATCAGCGAGAAGATCAACAATTTCCTCTGTGTACTCAAGTATGTCATCACCATCAAGTGTAGCGAATATTCCTGACCCACCCTCGGCAGTCCAACCGGCGGCATCCGTCACGATCCGTACATCAGCGCCATTATTTATGATTCTACCGAGTGCAAGCTCGAGGCTGAACGGTGCTAGCGGATCGACCGTAGAATCCTCTAACGACGATTCGAGGTGGTCGGCACGTTTGCCGGCCGCTCTGACGAACCGACGAAGACGGCGGAGGACTTCCTGGCGATTATCGAGTGATGCCAGTGTCATCTGGATGTTCCGAACGTGAGTTGCATCGTTCTGTCCGATATAGACTCGTCTCTCACCGGGATCATAGTCTTCGATTTGCCCCTCGTTTTCAAGCAGAAAGTCGATCAGGTCCTCATATATATCTCGACGACGCTCGACAACGTCGTTAAATTCGTTCAGGACGTTTGGACTGACCACTACGTCGACTTTGTCAGATTCGAGAATCGCCGTCGAACGGTTCCGTTCCCACTCTCGCTGCACGAAACTCACCAAGATACAGGTATCAACAAAGACCGACTCGGGGCTGTCCTCACTGGCCATGATCAGAACTGATATA harbors:
- a CDS encoding Nmad3 family putative nucleotide modification protein, translating into MSLVLVGIAADSQNASNCPPIFDDGQFEYIPIPEQYETTETATYASEGHDKYLSYVVYDGEETAAFDNVPIHYDPNFEALTFGDPGKSRSKLLTLAPDDIIGFYSGLTPPGQRRPKHRYLIGYFVVDRVVDFNSLNEEQISTEVERNRQNAHIKRYLRCRDRRHLEDLVIVQGKRPGGLLDEAVKLSGGRPDASNYYFTKEWLDAWEPSTEYLGGIKPVIAADIGKAEFIDSLERVAGIYM
- a CDS encoding IS6 family transposase — translated: MDLEFVEREATPELLMKLGIQLHLAGLSLSNTVSILEVFGVKRARSTVHSWVHKADLQPEAGQSPDHVAVDETVIRLNGQQYWLYAAVDPETKELLHTELESTTTTVLAQSFLATVREKHDVEDAVFLVDGASSLQIACSPHGLDFRYEKRGNRNSVERVFREVKRRTSSFSNSFSHTEPETADNWLRSFAFAWNQLI
- a CDS encoding vWA domain-containing protein; the encoded protein is MKTHVTFVLDSSGSMSAIEEDTIGGFNSFLEEQRDEQGTTTVTLYDFNTNVECVYQARLVEEAPKLDSGNYTPSGRTALHDAISTVLTEMSDRISSLYPDARPDNVIVVVLTDGKENASETPQSMVRRQVESRREELDWEFLFIGANQDAALTASSMGIDTDRSLDMAHSSEGTRAAYESTSERIRQAREEGTTGGFEQTDRQKQDQARDYEQ
- a CDS encoding GIY-YIG nuclease family protein; protein product: MLSDKLREIPVDTQGVYCLFDLDGNAAYAGKSSDLRSRLRQHFIRQDSSVASYGRLDIWDISHFHWWEAESYDRAEDFLLDYYSPYLNFKSDLETPNGSSPIGFENPDGVVHLIDEEEREFRSQPYNRTKQKIDHISRMVDKIKLAGHSDNTKRTLYEHQRILRNNIDEFLGVKQPEDQSDLQDYTE